The segment CCACCCGGGCGTCACACCGTCCTCAACGGAGCCTCCCAGGGGGAGGTCAACGCCCAGTTCTTCGGGCAGGTCGCCGACTTCCGGGTTGAGGTTGAGGTAGCCGGACCCGATTCGCTGGCGCACCAGATCCTCGCGGGTGACCAGCGGTTTCGGCAGGTCCTCGGGGGCCAGGCCGGAGGCCGCGCCCAGGGAGAGGGCCGTGTCGGCGTCCACCATCCAGACGGTGTGCCCTTGCCTGGCCAAATAATCGGCCAGCCAGGTCGTGAAGGTGGTCTTGCCCACGCCGCCTTTGCCGGCAACGGCCAGCTTCATGCCGTCCTCCCCAAAACTTCCTGGAAGAAAAGGGGACCGGCCACGTCGGCCGGTCCCCACAGCCTGTATCCCGTCGTCTAGGGGGTCAGTCCGAGACCCTCGCGTTTGTCCTTGATGCGCGCGTCGATGAGGTCGGCCGCCTTGAAGGGGTCCGGCTCAACGCCGAAGCACGCGCCCACGAGATCGTCCAACCCTTCCAGGGCCAGATTGGTGATCATCTCGCTGCCGGTGATGTGCGGCGGCAGACCCAGGTGGGTATAAATGCCGCTGGCCACGGCGTAGAGCCCGATGGCCGCGGCCTTTTCCGAATACCATTCCGGGGCGCTGGCGGCCACGGGCAGTTGGGAGATGTCCACGCCCAGGGCCTTGGCCAGCACGGCGCAGAGGTGGATGATGCGGGCGTTGTCCACGCAGCTGCCCACGTGCAGCACAGGCGGGATGCCCAGTTTGCGGCAGACTGCCGCCAACCCTTCGCCTGCCTGGTCCGCCGCCTCCGGCACCATCAGTCCGGCCTTGCCCATGGCCACGGTGGCGCAGCCCGTGACCACCACCAGCACGTCGCGTTTGATGAGCTCCCGCGCCAGGTTGGTGTGCACGTGGTCGTGCTTCAGGCGCGGGTTGTTGCAGCCAACGATGCCCACCACGCCGCGCACCGCGCCGTCCTTGACCGCCTCGACCAGAGGTTCGGGAGAGCCGCCCAGTGCGCCGAGGATTGCCTCGTTGGAGAAGCCGGTCATGAGGTCCACCGGCTCGTCGGGAATCTCCACCCGGTTGGGGTCTCGTTTGGCGTAGGCCTCAATGGCCATGTCCAGGACCCCTCTGGCGCTTTGCAGTGCGTTGTCGTGGCGGAAGTCGATGTGGGTCGCCCCGGGGAAGTGCGCTTTGTTCGATGTGGAGATGAATGCGGTCTGGTAGCAGTCCGCAATGCCCACCAGGGAGGGCATGATGCACTGGTAGTCCACCACGATGGCGTCCACAGCCCCGGTCACCAGCGCCAGCTCCGTCATCAGATGGTTGCCGGCCATGGGCACGCCCTTGCGCATGAGCAGTTCGTTGCCGGTGCAGCACAGCCCGGCCACGTTGATGCCCTGGGCTCCCGCAGCCTTGGCTTTGTCGATGTATTCCTGGTCGCGCGCCATTGCCAGCACCATTTCGGAGACGATGGGGCTGTGGCCGTGCACCAGCAGGTTGACCTGGTCCTCCTTGAGCACGCCCAGGTTGACCTTGGAGCGGCTGGGAGAAGGGGTGCCGAAAACGATGTCCGAAATCTCGGTGGCGATCATGGAGCCGCCCCAGCCGTCGGTCAGGGAAACCCTCGCGGCGTGCAGGCAGATGCTGGCCGGGTCGCAGTCCACACCCATGTGGGTGCGGTGCATCATCTCCACTACGTCGCGGTCGATGCCCCGGGGGGGGATGCCAAGTTTTTCCCAGACCTGTTTGCGCTGTTCGGGAACGCGGCTCATGAAGGAAAGCGAGTCCGTGGCGAAGCCGAAGTCCTGCACGAAGGTTTCGGCCAACTCCCGGGCCAGTTCCTGGTCGTTCTTGCCGTCCGGGTCGAGCCCGGCCTCGGCGGCCACGGCGCGTAGCTTCTCGGGCTCTCGTACGGCGTAGTCCGTGGTTTCTCCCTTGCCTATGGCCAGAAGGGTTTCCACCAGGTCGCGGCCATGGTCCGAGTGGGAGGCCGCGCCCGCGGCCACGAAACGGCCGAAGTTGCGGGCCACGGTCAGGTCGGCGTCCGCGCCGCACACGCCCCGTTCGCGCCTGCCCCTGCCAGGAGTCAGCCGACAGGGGCCCATGACGCACTTCTTGCAAGTCAGTCCCTGCTCGCAAAATTTGCAGGCCGGGATCTGTTCGTCGAGCCTGTCCCAGACGGTCTCCACCCCGTCCTTGCGCGCCTTTTTGATCATTTGCTGGGCGTCTTTCCAGATGCTCAGTTCTTCCGGAGCGGCTGGTTTCTTCTCGGCCATTCCCATACCTCCCGAGTCTATTGGTATGTCGATCCCGGCCGGACACCGGGCATCCCCTCGCATACCAGTGTTCTTAGGAATCTAGTAGCACCGTCGCCTCCTGGTGTCTGTCGGTTGCCCGACAAAAATGAAACCAGGGTTAGAGATCGTTGGCGGTCCGTTCCAGCGCGTCCACGTCCGGCACCAGATAGACGCCGCGTCCATGGCGGCGAATCCAGCCTTCGCGCTCCAGCCGGGAAAGGGTTTCGGACACGGATTGCCTGCTCGACCCGACGATGGAGGCGAGTTGTTGCGTGGTCAGGTCGAAGCGAACCAGCACGCCGTCATCCGAGGGCGTGCCCTGGTTGCGGGCGGCGTAGACCACGAATTCCGCCACACGGCGGGGGATGTCCTTGAAGGCCAGCGAATTGATGATGGAGAAGGTGGACTTGAGGATGTCGCCCAGCACCAGGACCATGGTGCGGGGGAGGTGGGGGTGGTCCTGCAAGAGGATCTTGAAGCGGTTGGTGTCCACCAGCCACAGTGTCAACGGCTCCAGCGCCACCACATGGGCCCGGGTGTGGGTGGTGTACACATCCCCCGGCTCCAGAAAGCAGAGGGTGAATTCCTTGTCGTCATAGGCCAGGAATACCCGGGCCCGGCCGGAGGCCACCACAAAGACGCTGTTGTGGTGGGAGTGGGGGGAGGAGATCACCTGCCCGGCGAGGAAGGAGCGGCTGGTTAACTCCCGCCGCAAGCCTTCGAACTCGGGCCGGGCGAGTTCGTCCAGGAGGTTGATGTCCATCAACCGGCTTTTCATCCGGGCCTCCCCATGGATAGTGACCGCGTGATTCTCCGCGGCGGGCTGTTTTTTTCTAGCACCGGGGCGATTGAGCGGCAAGGCGAGGGGTGAATGGGACACGGGCCTGCTATTGAAAATAACGATTTGTTCTATAGATGTATCCAGGGTAGCAGAACAATATGGAGCATCGCGGCCTCGGTACGTCCCATGGCACCATCCCGGAAATCCTGTTCCGTTCGGCGGCCTCACCCTGGACCTGCAGATTGATTCGTCTCGGTCTGGCCGGGATGTTTTTTGCCGCCGGTGTGTTGAAAATGGCCGACGTGGGCGGATTCACCGAAACCATCCGTGCCTTTGGCATGGTTCCCTGGTCACTCGCCCCGGTTCTGGCTGTGGCGCTGCCCGTGCTGGAAGTGGCCTCCGGAGTGGGGTTGGCCCTGAATTATCGCTGGGCGCATTTCCTGGCCGCTGGAATGCTTCTTGTTTTCATGGCCGTGCTGTTGCGGGCAAAGACCCTGGGGCTGGACATCGACTGCGGCTGTTACGGCCCCTCTGACCCCGAGGCTGAAGCATTCGCCTCCATCGATTCCTCGCTGTACCGGGACGCATTCATGCTGGCTGCCCTGGGGCTGGTCTGGTGGCGGCGCCGGGCATTTGGGGAAGGCGCCCGTTCCTCGTGAAAACCATTCTGTAATTCGCAACCACAGGAGAAGACATGATCCAGACGCGTTCCCTTGCCCTTCTCGCTTGTCTGGCGATGCTGGCCGTTCTGGCCGCTGCGTGCGGCGGCGACGGCAAGTTCGCCCAGGAGGCGGAAACGGAGAAGGCTGCCGTGAAACTCGTGCGCGATACCGCTCGCGGAGGCTACGACTTGGTTTCCAGTGAACAGCTCAAGGAATGGACCGACCAGGGCAAAGATATGCTGGTGGTGGACACCATGCCCTTTGAGGCCAGCTACGCCAAAGCTCATATTCCAGGCGCGAAGCAGTTTCTTTTTCCCATACCGGAC is part of the Desulfohalovibrio reitneri genome and harbors:
- a CDS encoding rhodanese-like domain-containing protein, coding for MIQTRSLALLACLAMLAVLAAACGGDGKFAQEAETEKAAVKLVRDTARGGYDLVSSEQLKEWTDQGKDMLVVDTMPFEASYAKAHIPGAKQFLFPIPDMAEWSTEQTGGKSKQDFADLLGPDKSRTIVIYCGFVKCTRSHNGAAWAKRLGYENVYRHPGGIYAWKGLGYPVESVE
- the cooS gene encoding anaerobic carbon-monoxide dehydrogenase catalytic subunit; its protein translation is MAEKKPAAPEELSIWKDAQQMIKKARKDGVETVWDRLDEQIPACKFCEQGLTCKKCVMGPCRLTPGRGRRERGVCGADADLTVARNFGRFVAAGAASHSDHGRDLVETLLAIGKGETTDYAVREPEKLRAVAAEAGLDPDGKNDQELARELAETFVQDFGFATDSLSFMSRVPEQRKQVWEKLGIPPRGIDRDVVEMMHRTHMGVDCDPASICLHAARVSLTDGWGGSMIATEISDIVFGTPSPSRSKVNLGVLKEDQVNLLVHGHSPIVSEMVLAMARDQEYIDKAKAAGAQGINVAGLCCTGNELLMRKGVPMAGNHLMTELALVTGAVDAIVVDYQCIMPSLVGIADCYQTAFISTSNKAHFPGATHIDFRHDNALQSARGVLDMAIEAYAKRDPNRVEIPDEPVDLMTGFSNEAILGALGGSPEPLVEAVKDGAVRGVVGIVGCNNPRLKHDHVHTNLARELIKRDVLVVVTGCATVAMGKAGLMVPEAADQAGEGLAAVCRKLGIPPVLHVGSCVDNARIIHLCAVLAKALGVDISQLPVAASAPEWYSEKAAAIGLYAVASGIYTHLGLPPHITGSEMITNLALEGLDDLVGACFGVEPDPFKAADLIDARIKDKREGLGLTP
- a CDS encoding MauE/DoxX family redox-associated membrane protein — its product is MFFAAGVLKMADVGGFTETIRAFGMVPWSLAPVLAVALPVLEVASGVGLALNYRWAHFLAAGMLLVFMAVLLRAKTLGLDIDCGCYGPSDPEAEAFASIDSSLYRDAFMLAALGLVWWRRRAFGEGARSS
- a CDS encoding Crp/Fnr family transcriptional regulator, whose protein sequence is MKSRLMDINLLDELARPEFEGLRRELTSRSFLAGQVISSPHSHHNSVFVVASGRARVFLAYDDKEFTLCFLEPGDVYTTHTRAHVVALEPLTLWLVDTNRFKILLQDHPHLPRTMVLVLGDILKSTFSIINSLAFKDIPRRVAEFVVYAARNQGTPSDDGVLVRFDLTTQQLASIVGSSRQSVSETLSRLEREGWIRRHGRGVYLVPDVDALERTANDL